A genomic segment from Nicotiana sylvestris chromosome 1, ASM39365v2, whole genome shotgun sequence encodes:
- the LOC138876996 gene encoding uncharacterized protein has product MSDIANVDKKTYDYLMEEPPERWARSCSPQRRYDMLTTNIVESMNSVQLEARELPILRMMDFIQVKLQHWFYEKRNKAEGTFYDVSCWVEEELKNRIDLAFTLNVFPVDSWRSRVEEEGITFLVDLNKRTCDCFQFQLDELPCIHAIAAIEKRNIKKSDFCSHWYLKESWLKTYERQIHPVGHTDSWIVPESVKSQIVKPPDFKVPPGRRQKKRHIPATEPSKITFKCGRCRRIGHNRTACIYSPALHPFSRKHREE; this is encoded by the exons ATGTCAGAtattgcaaatgtagataagaaaACTTATGACTACTTGATGGAAGAACCACCGGAAAGATGGGCACGTTCTTGTAGTCCACAACGAAGATATGACATGCTCACAACAAATATAGTTGAGTCGATGAATTCAGTGCAATTAGAAGCAAGGGAGCTGCCTATACTAAGAATGATGGATTTCATTCAAGTGAAGCTACAACATTGGTTTtatgaaaaaagaaataaagcaGAAGGAACATTTTATGATGTTTCTTGTTGGGTAGAGGAGGAATTGAAGAACAGAATAGATTTAGCATTTACTTTGAAC GTCTTCCCTGTTGATTCATGGCgttctagagttgaagaagaaggaataaCTTTCTTGGTGGACTTAAACAAAAGAACATGTGATTGTTTTCAATTTCAACTTGATGAATTACCATGCATACATGCAATTGCAGCTATCGAGAAGAGAAACATCAAGAAGTCTGACTTTTGTTCGCACTGGTACTTAAAGGAATCTTGGCTGAAAACATATGAAAGACAAATACATCCTGTAGGACATACTGATTCATGGATTGTACCAGAGAGTGTTAAGTCACAAATTGTTAAACCTCCAGATTTCAAAGTGCCACCAGGTAGAAGGCAAAAGAAAAGGCATATTCCTGCTACCGAGccatcaaaaataacattcaaATGTGGTCGTTGCAGAAGAATTGGTCATAATAGAACAGCTTGTATATATTCTCCGGCACTCCATCCATTTTCAAGAAAGCATAGAGAAGAGTAG
- the LOC138876994 gene encoding uncharacterized protein, with translation MALVYKDFSEDASDEFWCAGDNQLFLTPYVWGDNGRCGIAWTEVDKIFFPCRLPSEDDEAVTHFLLGVLDLNQKKIDVYDSIYSEPYEAGMNYMQMYAHMIPHLLKFSQFDKNYKSFGNIYCLIHCISYISLMTDCGSFLIKFVELLMIGKDVQQFQPEDIKDFRKELAANLWAHGEWKRNSGYDTLPENVGDDYESENETFCPKEL, from the exons ATGGCACTTGTGTATAAAGATTTCAGTGAAGATGCTAGTGATGAGTTTTGGTGTGCTGGTGATAATCAGTTATTTCTGACACCATATGTGTGGGGGGACAACGGTAGATGTGGAATTGCATGGACTGAGGTTGACAAAATCTTTTTTCCATGTCGGCTTCCATCAGAAGATGATGAAGCTGTGACACACTTTTTGTTGGGAGTATTGGACTTGAATCAAAAAAAGATTGATGTATATGATTCCATATACAGTGAGCCATATGAAGCAGGAATGAACTACATGCAAATGTATGCACACATGATCCCCCATTTGCTAAAGTTCTCACAGTTTGACAAAAATTACAAGTCTTTTGGGAAT ATTTATTGTTTAATTCATTGCATATCTTACATTTCTCTTATGACTGATTGTGGTTCATTCTTGATCAAATTTGTCGAGTTGCTGATGATTGGAAAGGACGTGCAGCAATTCCAACCCGAAGACATAAAAGACTTTCGAAAAGAACTTGCTGCAAATCTTTGGGCACATGGTGAATGGAAAAGAAATTCTGGTTATGATACTCTACCAGAAAATGTTGGTGATGATTATGAGAGTGAAAATGAAACATTCTGTCCAAAGGAGTTGTAA
- the LOC138876992 gene encoding uncharacterized protein, with protein sequence MFGKADQMNTDRESSAPIRKYGVDDHCRATERTGIFNQDAGSVERDYMDVHAEGQYEREFRDAHLDDETENVTDIGKEVCGVPEKICRVCGLQSQEDLTSPLGTSVSEIVCKCLEGTYDLSTPLSYKEKFGVQTCASQASKEAGVQYQEKTGLQSQDIGRSEIGSKSIDATCDYDDVAGMILDIANESCQQASKDHGEQLQDKENVELQEKENTARNILAELSLEKTQEGTVEKTVSPAEENKEDTNDDNLNQYTRKRKRDSIGYDDPSFSLLTPTPPSIQMDIDSTLTMEGEGNVEEELG encoded by the exons ATGTTTGGGAAAGCTGATCAGATGAACACAGATAGAGAATCTAGTGCTCCAATTAGAAAATATGGAGTTGATGATCATTGTCGTGCTACTGAGCGTACTGGCATATTCAACCAAGATGCAGGTAGTGTTGAACGTGATTATATGGATGTGCATGCAGAGGGTCAGTATGAAAGAGAATTTAGAGACGCACATCTAGATGATGAAACTGAAAATGTTACTGATATTGGGAAAG AAGTTTGTGGAGTGCCGGAGAAAATTTGTAGAGTTTGTGGATTGCAATCACAGGAGGATTTAACAAGTCCATTGGGGACAAGTGTCAGCGAGATTGTATGCAAATGCTTAGAAGGAACGTATGATCTCTCTACACCGCtgtcatacaaagaaaaatttggagTTCAAACTTGTGCCAGTCAAG CAAGCAAAGAAGCTGGAGTGCAGTATCAAGAGAAAACTGGACTACAATCTCAAGACATAGGCAGAAGTGAGATTGGTTCCAAATCTATAGATGCAACATGTGATTATGATGATGTAGCTGGAATGATCTTGGATATTGCAAATG AATCTTGTCAACAAGCATCTAAAGATCATGGTGAACAACTGCAAGATAAAGAAAATGTGGaattgcaagaaaaagaaaatactgcACGCAATATTTTAGCTGAGTTGTCTCTTGAAAAAACACAAGAAGGTACTGTGGAGAAGACAG tgtcgcCAGCAGAGGAAAACAAAGAGGACACCAATGATGACAATCTTAACCAATAtacaaggaaaagaaagagagacaGTATTGGTTATGATGATCCGTCATTTTCTCTTCTTACTCCTACTCCTCCAAGTAtacaaatggacattgattcGACTTTAACTATGGAGGGTGAAGGAAATGTTGAAGAAGAACTTGGTTGA